The following are from one region of the Ananas comosus cultivar F153 linkage group 20, ASM154086v1, whole genome shotgun sequence genome:
- the LOC109725678 gene encoding GDSL esterase/lipase At1g33811-like, whose protein sequence is MEGTSLSNTRVLLLVLAMLTMLSTVAMARSKKTHTQQVPCFFIFGDSLVDNGNNNHILTLARANYLPYGIDFPLGVSGRFTNGRTVVDIIAQLLGFREFIPPYAMARRKQVVRGLNFASGASGIRGETGSNLGLHYPLYKQVEHFRGAVEIMKSIFKGNTTKLATHLSKCIYYSGMGSNDYLNNYFMPFFYPTSYFYNPEVFAELLLQDYSQQLRELYDLGARKVAVFSVGRIGCIPYELARYNNRNYDGNGDRCNEEINEAISIFNAGLVRMVTEFNAALHGAKFVYVNTYDSLKDLTTNAVSYGFSVINRGCCGVGRNNGQITCLPLQNPCGDRSKYLFWDAFHPTEAGNLIYAMKAYNSTSTADVYPMNLRQLAAA, encoded by the exons ATGGAGGGAACTTCTCTCTCTAACACTAGGGTGCTGCTTCTTGTCCTAGCCATGCTAACCATGTTAAGTACTGTGGCAATGGCTAGGTCCAAAAAAACACACACCCAACAAGTCCCTTGCTTCTTCATTTTTGGTGATTCTTTGGTGGATAATGGGAACAACAATCACATCCTAACCCTTGCTAGGGCCAATTACTTGCCCTATGGGATTGATTTCCCTCTGGGTGTGTCAGGAAGGTTCACCAATGGCCGGACGGTCGTCGATATCATAG CACAACTACTAGGGTTTCGAGAGTTCATTCCGCCATACGCGATGGCGCGAAGAAAACAAGTAGTTCGAGGCTTGAATTTCGCGTCGGGGGCGTCGGGAATCAGAGGAGAAACTGGGTCCAACTTG GGACTACACTACCCTCTGTATAAACAAGTAGAACATTTTCGCGGCGCGGTGGAGATAATGAAGAGCATATTCAAGGGGAACACTACTAAGCTTGCCACTCATCTAAGCAAATGCATCTACTATTCAGGGATGGGGAGTAATGACTACTTGAACAACTATTTCATGCCATTCTTTTACCCAACCAGCTATTTTTACAACCCTGAAGTTTTCGCGGAGCTTCTCCTTCAAGACTACTCGCAACAACTTAGA GAGTTGTACGATTTGGGTGCTCGTAAAGTGGCGGTCTTCAGCGTCGGACGAATCGGCTGCATACCTTACGAGCTAGCTCGATACAACAACCGAAACTACGACGGCAACGGAGATCGTTGCAACGAGGAGATCAACGAGGCCATCAGCATTTTCAACGCGGGCCTCGTTCGTATGGTTACTGAATTCAACGCCGCACTCCACGGCGCTAAGTTCGTCTATGTCAATACCTACGATAGTTTGAAGGATCTTACGACGAACGCAGTCTCTTACG GGTTCAGCGTGATCAACCGAGGGTGTTGCGGCGTTGGGCGGAACAACGGGCAAATAACGTGCCTGCCGCTTCAAAATCCGTGCGGCGATCGATCGAAGTACTTGTTTTGGGATGCATTCCACCCCACAGAAGCTGGAAATCTTATCTATGCCATGAAAGCATACAATTCGACTTCGACCGCCGACGTGTATCCGATGAACCTACGACAACTCGCAGCAGCGTGA